In a genomic window of Helianthus annuus cultivar XRQ/B chromosome 10, HanXRQr2.0-SUNRISE, whole genome shotgun sequence:
- the LOC110882304 gene encoding ATP-dependent DNA helicase SRS2-like protein At4g25120, producing the protein MQSIFSFNGADVSGFKSFRRDFQPHKEVRLNKNYRSTRCIVDVASFLIQNNSKRSQLNKVVTDNSSGSKIIVKECCNEDAQCSFVVDKILELTSSGSSVKGAFGEIVSGKMFQTAFRERKIPFNVHGVAFYRKKVVRAIISMLKTTLVVCDDGSFRRVFKALLNLEKDEKKRIIDHINKVSSVRKCSFIFAASDIFSAKISGTLKMSQLTQGRKVVNTLEMISKLVHRAIEQLIENSPFELFVAFRLWGMGRGLGTNAQVTTLDGLEFWHGPLGGGFASYRYNVGNDWHNLNACQHKWRELRPKLDRFKAYYNSVSGGDISHEERMAVANIEFRDKLAIFEIYLTL; encoded by the exons attatcgTTCTACCCGCTGTATTGTTGATGTTGCTTCATTTCTTATACAAAATAATTCGAAACGAAGTCAGTTAAACAAGGTTGTTACTGATAATTCTTCTGGTTCTAAG ATTATTGTTAAAGAATGTTGTAATGAGGATGCGCAATGTTCGTTTGTTGTTGACAAGATATTAGAACTCACTTCGTCGGGTTCATCTGTTAAAGGCGCTTTTGGAGAGATT GTGTCAGGGAAAATGTTCCAAACAGCTTTCCGTGAAAGAAAAATCCCGTTTAACGTTCACGGGGTCGCGTTTTACAGAAAAAAGGTGGTAAGGGCTATTATATCTATGCTTAAAACAACATTGGTGGTGTGTGATGATGGGTCATTTAGGCGAGTGTTCAAGGCCCTGCTAAATCTAGAGAAAGACGAAAAGAAAAGG ATAATTGACCATATTAATAAAGTTTCAAGTGTAAGAAAATGTAGCTTCATATTTGCTGCTTCTGATATCTTCAGTGCAAAGATCTCTGGTACCTTAAAAAT GAGTCAACTCACCCAAGGTCGTAAGGTGGTGAATACTTTAGAAATGATTTCAAAACTTGTCCACAGG GCTATAGAACAATTAATTGAAAATTCACCTTTTGAGTTGTTTGTGGCTTTCAG attatggggtatggggcgtgggttgggtacaaacgcccaagtcactaCTCTGGATGGGCTTGAGTTTTGGCATGGCCCTTTGGGCGGGGGTTTCGCTAGCTACCGGTACAACGTGGGGAACGACTGgcacaatttaaacgcgtgccaacacaagtggcgcgAGTTACGACCGAAGCTCGATCGTTTTAAAGCCTACTACAACAGCGTCTCGGGCGGTGATATAAGTCACGAAGAGCGGATGGCGGTGGCCAACATCGAGTTCCGGGACAAGCTCGCCATtttcgaaatctacctaacgctttag